A portion of the Blautia hansenii DSM 20583 genome contains these proteins:
- a CDS encoding 2-hydroxyacyl-CoA dehydratase, which produces MSEDKKIKNTFYTLGIDIGSTTVKIAILNQKHQIMFADYERHFADIQNTLARLLDKAYQTMGEISVIPVITGSGGLTLATHLTIPFVQEVIAVSSSLEELAPQTDVAIELGGEDAKIIYFEDGNVEQRMNGICAGGTGSFIDQMASLLQTDAPGLNDYAKNYKALYPIAARCGVFAKTDIQPLINEGATKEDLSASIFQAVVNQTISGLACGKPIRGHVAFLGGPLHFLSELKAAFIRTLKLDKEHTIVPENSHLFAAIGSALNAKEDAPAFSITAMRDKLQASIKMDFEIDRMEPLFASQQEYDVFNERQSRYNVKTAPLDTYSGNCYLGIDAGSTTTKAALVGEDGSLLYSFYSNNNGNPLATSIKAIQEIYSQLPAGVKIAYSCSTGYGEALIKAALLLDEGEVETVSHYYAAAFFDPEVDCILDIGGQDMKCIKIKNQTVDSVQLNEACSSGCGSFIETFAKSLNYSVEDFAKAALFAENPIDLGTRCTVFMNSKVKQAQKEGASVADISAGLAYSVIKNALYKVIKVSDASELGKHIVVQGGTFYNDAVLRSFEKIAQCEAIRPDIAGIMGAFGAALIARERYDKNKTTTMLPIDKINSLEYKTMMANCKGCTNNCRLTINKFSGGRQYISGNRCERGIGKEKNKEQIPNLYEYKYKRLFSYEPLTPDKATRGKVGLPRVLNMFENYPFWYTFFTELGYQVILSPTSTRKIYELGIESIPSESECYPAKMAHGHVSWLIKQGVNYIFYPCIPYERQEFKDSVNHFNCPIVTSYAENIKNNIDELKNPNIRFHNPFLALSSEEIITKRLVEEFPDIPSKEVEKAAHDAWKEMRKCRNDIMRKGEEVLRYLEKTGRRGIVLAGRPYHIDPEINHGIPELITSYGIAVLTEDSVSHLAPIERPLRVNDQWTYHTRLYAAANFVKEKNNLDLIQLNSFGCGLDAVTTDEVNEILSNSGKIYTCLKIDEVNNLGAARIRVRSLIAALKVKEQQKIEREIHPSSIERVSFTEEMRKKYTILCPQMSPIHFNILEAAFNTSGYHLEVLGNGNKEAVDVGLKYVNNDACYPSLMVVGQIMQALQSGKYDLNKVAIIMTQTGGGCRASNYIGFIRRALEKAGMAHIPVISLNLSGLEENPGFKITVKLATRIAYGAVFGDILMKCLYRMRPYEAVKGSANDLHKKWEKRCITFLSGKHVTFSRFNQLCRQMIREFDTLPITNEKKPRVGIVGEILVKFHPGANNHLVELLEKEGAEAVCPDLIDFMCYCFYNMSFKSQYLGFQKSFAQKGKLAIKAIDFIRKAANDEFKKSRHFTPSAQIESLAKMAEPIVSIGNQTGEGWFLTGEMLELIHADTPNIVCIQPFGCLPNHIVGKGVIKAIRKDYPQANIVAVDYDPGASEVNQLNRIKLMLSTAFKKLSND; this is translated from the coding sequence ATGTCAGAAGATAAAAAAATTAAAAATACCTTTTATACCTTAGGAATTGATATTGGCTCTACAACTGTAAAAATCGCAATTTTAAATCAAAAACATCAAATTATGTTTGCTGATTATGAGCGACATTTTGCTGATATTCAAAATACTCTGGCAAGACTTCTTGACAAAGCATATCAGACTATGGGAGAAATTTCCGTGATACCCGTTATCACTGGTTCCGGAGGACTTACTTTAGCAACTCATTTAACCATCCCGTTTGTACAGGAAGTAATTGCTGTTTCATCCTCCTTAGAAGAACTGGCACCTCAAACAGACGTTGCCATCGAACTGGGAGGAGAAGATGCCAAAATCATTTATTTTGAAGATGGCAATGTAGAACAGCGTATGAATGGTATCTGCGCCGGTGGTACAGGTTCTTTTATTGACCAAATGGCATCTCTTTTACAGACAGATGCTCCTGGACTTAATGATTATGCGAAAAACTACAAAGCTCTTTATCCTATTGCAGCCCGCTGCGGTGTTTTTGCAAAAACAGATATTCAGCCTTTAATTAACGAAGGTGCTACAAAAGAAGACTTATCTGCTTCTATTTTTCAGGCTGTAGTAAACCAGACAATCAGCGGTCTTGCCTGTGGAAAACCAATTCGTGGGCACGTAGCTTTTTTAGGCGGTCCTCTGCACTTTCTCTCTGAACTGAAAGCTGCATTTATCCGTACTTTAAAACTGGATAAGGAACACACCATTGTACCTGAAAATTCGCACTTATTTGCCGCAATAGGTTCTGCTTTAAACGCAAAAGAAGATGCTCCTGCATTTTCTATTACTGCCATGCGTGACAAACTGCAGGCATCTATTAAAATGGATTTTGAAATTGACCGTATGGAGCCCTTATTTGCTTCTCAACAGGAATATGATGTCTTTAATGAGCGTCAAAGCCGTTATAATGTAAAAACAGCTCCCCTTGATACTTACAGCGGAAACTGTTATTTGGGAATTGACGCAGGTTCTACCACTACCAAGGCTGCCCTTGTAGGAGAAGACGGTTCTTTGTTGTATTCCTTTTACAGTAACAATAATGGAAATCCTTTGGCAACTTCCATCAAAGCCATTCAGGAAATTTATAGCCAGCTTCCTGCCGGCGTTAAAATTGCCTATTCCTGCTCTACCGGATATGGAGAAGCTTTAATTAAGGCAGCGCTTCTGTTAGATGAAGGAGAAGTTGAAACTGTATCTCACTACTATGCTGCTGCCTTTTTTGATCCAGAAGTAGACTGTATCTTAGACATTGGCGGTCAGGATATGAAATGCATTAAAATTAAAAATCAAACCGTAGACAGCGTACAGCTCAATGAAGCCTGCTCCTCGGGATGTGGTTCTTTTATTGAAACCTTTGCAAAATCCTTAAATTACAGTGTAGAAGATTTTGCCAAAGCTGCCCTTTTTGCCGAAAATCCTATTGATTTAGGTACACGTTGTACTGTATTTATGAATTCCAAAGTAAAACAGGCACAAAAAGAAGGCGCTTCCGTTGCAGATATCTCTGCCGGTCTTGCTTATTCTGTTATCAAAAATGCTCTGTATAAAGTAATCAAAGTTTCTGATGCTTCTGAACTTGGAAAACATATTGTTGTTCAGGGCGGCACCTTTTATAACGATGCTGTACTTCGAAGCTTTGAAAAAATTGCCCAGTGCGAAGCTATTCGCCCTGATATTGCAGGAATTATGGGCGCTTTCGGCGCTGCTTTAATTGCCAGAGAGCGTTATGACAAAAATAAGACAACTACCATGCTTCCCATTGACAAAATCAATTCTCTGGAATATAAAACCATGATGGCAAACTGTAAAGGCTGTACCAATAACTGCCGCCTTACCATCAACAAATTTTCCGGCGGACGCCAATATATTTCAGGAAACCGCTGTGAGCGTGGAATTGGAAAAGAAAAAAACAAAGAGCAAATTCCGAATTTATATGAATATAAATACAAACGGCTGTTTTCCTACGAGCCTTTAACTCCAGATAAGGCGACACGGGGAAAAGTAGGACTTCCAAGAGTTTTAAATATGTTTGAGAATTATCCTTTCTGGTATACCTTCTTTACTGAACTGGGATATCAGGTAATACTCTCTCCTACCTCTACACGAAAGATTTACGAACTTGGAATTGAGTCTATCCCAAGTGAGTCAGAATGTTATCCTGCCAAAATGGCACATGGGCATGTATCCTGGCTGATTAAACAGGGTGTAAACTATATTTTTTATCCCTGTATTCCTTATGAACGCCAGGAATTTAAAGACTCTGTAAACCATTTTAACTGCCCAATAGTAACTTCTTATGCAGAAAATATTAAAAATAACATAGATGAACTAAAAAATCCTAATATTCGTTTTCACAACCCATTTCTGGCGCTGAGCAGCGAAGAAATTATCACAAAACGTTTAGTGGAAGAATTTCCTGATATTCCTTCCAAGGAAGTAGAAAAAGCTGCTCATGATGCATGGAAAGAAATGAGAAAATGCAGAAATGACATTATGCGAAAAGGAGAAGAAGTCCTTCGTTATCTTGAAAAAACAGGAAGACGAGGCATTGTTCTGGCAGGACGTCCTTATCACATTGATCCGGAAATTAACCACGGTATTCCAGAATTAATTACCTCTTATGGAATTGCAGTACTTACAGAAGATTCTGTCTCTCATCTTGCTCCTATTGAGCGACCTTTGAGAGTTAATGATCAATGGACTTACCATACTCGTCTATATGCTGCAGCAAATTTTGTAAAGGAAAAAAACAATCTGGATTTAATTCAATTAAACTCTTTCGGCTGCGGTCTGGATGCTGTAACTACAGATGAAGTCAATGAAATTTTATCTAACAGTGGAAAAATTTATACCTGCCTGAAAATTGATGAAGTGAATAATCTGGGTGCTGCCAGAATTCGTGTGCGCTCTTTAATTGCTGCACTGAAAGTAAAAGAACAACAAAAAATAGAAAGAGAAATACACCCTTCTTCTATTGAACGTGTTTCTTTTACAGAGGAAATGAGAAAAAAATATACTATCTTGTGTCCTCAAATGTCTCCTATCCACTTTAATATTTTAGAAGCTGCTTTTAACACTAGTGGTTATCATTTAGAAGTTTTAGGAAACGGAAATAAAGAAGCTGTTGATGTTGGATTAAAATATGTAAATAATGATGCTTGTTATCCATCTTTAATGGTAGTCGGACAAATTATGCAAGCATTACAATCAGGAAAATATGATTTAAACAAAGTGGCAATTATCATGACACAGACTGGCGGAGGCTGCCGTGCTTCCAACTATATTGGTTTTATACGACGTGCTTTAGAAAAAGCAGGTATGGCTCATATTCCTGTTATTTCCCTTAATTTAAGCGGATTGGAAGAAAATCCCGGATTTAAAATAACCGTGAAGCTGGCAACTCGCATTGCTTACGGTGCAGTCTTTGGAGATATTTTAATGAAATGTCTGTATCGTATGCGTCCTTACGAGGCTGTAAAAGGTTCTGCTAACGACCTTCATAAAAAATGGGAAAAACGTTGCATTACTTTCCTCTCAGGAAAACATGTAACCTTCTCTCGCTTTAATCAGCTCTGCCGTCAAATGATACGAGAATTCGATACTCTTCCTATTACAAACGAGAAAAAACCTCGTGTGGGAATTGTAGGTGAAATCCTAGTAAAATTCCATCCCGGTGCCAATAATCATCTGGTTGAGCTTTTAGAAAAAGAAGGTGCAGAAGCTGTATGCCCTGATTTAATTGATTTCATGTGCTACTGCTTCTATAATATGAGTTTTAAATCTCAATACCTTGGTTTCCAAAAGTCTTTTGCTCAGAAGGGTAAACTGGCAATTAAAGCCATTGACTTTATCCGAAAAGCTGCTAATGATGAATTTAAAAAGAGCCGGCATTTCACACCTTCCGCTCAAATTGAAAGTCTGGCAAAAATGGCAGAACCTATTGTTTCCATTGGAAATCAGACAGGAGAAGGTTGGTTCCTTACAGGAGAAATGCTGGAGCTTATTCATGCAGACACCCCAAATATCGTATGCATCCAGCCATTTGGCTGCCTTCCTAATCATATTGTAGGAAAAGGTGTGATTAAGGCAATCCGAAAGGATTATCCTCAGGCAAATATTGTGGCGGTAGATTATGATCCAGGTGCCAGTGAAGTAAATCAGTTAAATCGTATTAAGTTGATGCTTTCCACTGCCTTTAAAAAACTTTCTAATGATTAA